From one Triticum urartu cultivar G1812 chromosome 3, Tu2.1, whole genome shotgun sequence genomic stretch:
- the LOC125542272 gene encoding classical arabinogalactan protein 9-like: protein MAPQLRSWGRLLALAALLAAAAAQSSPAAAPATPTPVAVPTAPAQSPPAPTTPAPTATPVTPAPTATPVAPAKPPPAVAPVKPPPVVAPVSAPPPVVTPPPVTPPPVKAPPPVTPPPVAAPPPATPPPAAAPAEAPAVLPPVATPPPVAEAPAVLPPAEAPSKSKNKHKRKRSGKKKSPAPAPEPLSPPAPIAPEPTTVEDVSGPAPSANDLSGSGRQYGRWGIVVQTAMAALLLSLAW, encoded by the exons ATGGCGCCGCAGCTCCGGTCATGGGGCCGCCTCCTGGCGCTCGCGGCCCTCCTCGCTGCGGCCGCGGCGCAGTCGTCGCCCGCAGCGGCGCCGGCCACGCCCACGCCAGTGGCAGTGCCGACGGCTCCCGCCCAGTCCCCTCCCGCGCCGACCACGCCCGCGCCCACGGCCACCCCGGTCACTCCCGCGCCCACCGCCACCCCGGTTGCGCCCGCGAAGCCGCCACCGGCAGTCGCGCCGGTCAAGCCGCCTCCGGTAGTCGCGCCCGTGTCCGCGCCCCCGCCCGTCGTGACGCCTCCTCCGGTGACGCCACCGCCGGTGAAGGCTCCTCCTCCCGTGACTCCGCCCCCGGTCGCGGCTCCTCCGCCAGCAACGCCTCCACCTGCGGCCGCCCCGGCCGAGGCGCCAGCAGTGCTCCCCCCAGTGGCGACGCCCCCGCCGGTGGCCGAGGCTCCCGCTGTGCTGCCTCCGGCCGAGGCTCCGTCCAAGAGCAAGAACAAGCACAAGAGAAAGAGGAGCGGCAAGAAGAAGTCGCCCGCGCCCGCGCCGGAGCCGCTCAGCCCACCGGCCCCCATCGCGCCCGAGCCAACCACCGTCGAGGACGTGTCCGGCCCCGCACCCTCCGCCAACGATCTG AGCGGGAGCGGCAGGCAGTACGGGCGCTGGGGGATCGTCGTGCAGACCGCCATGGCCGCGCTTCTGCTGTCGCTGGCGTGGTGA